The proteins below come from a single Alnus glutinosa chromosome 9, dhAlnGlut1.1, whole genome shotgun sequence genomic window:
- the LOC133877569 gene encoding class I heat shock protein, with amino-acid sequence MSIIPSFFGGQRSGVFDPFKDFPFLSCPEFSRENSEFVNARIDWKETPEAHVFKADFPGLKKEEVKVEIEEDRVLQISGERSVEKEDKNDTWHRVERSSGKFMRRFRLPENVKMDEVKASMENGVLTVTVPKEEVKKPDVKTIEISG; translated from the coding sequence ATGTCGATCATACCAAGCTTCTTTGGTGGCCAACGCAGCGGCGTCTTCGACCCCTTCAAGGATTTTCCTTTCCTCTCTTGTCCTGAATTTTCTCGGGAAAATTCTGAGTTTGTGAACGCCAGAATCGACTGGAAGGAGACCCCAGAAGCCCACGTGTTCAAGGCCGATTTTCCGGGGCTGAAGAAGGAGGAAGTGAAGGTTGAGATTGAAGAGGACAGAGTGCTCCAGATCAGCGGAGAGAGGAGTGTGGAGAAGGAAGACAAGAACGATACGTGGCATAGAGTGGAGCGTAGCAGCGGCAAGTTTATGAGGAGGTTCAGGCTGCCGGAGAATGTGAAGATGGATGAGGTGAAGGCGTCCATGGAGAACGGGGTTCTAACGGTCACTGTTCCTAAGGAGGAGGTCAAGAAGCCTGACgttaaaacaattgaaatttcTGGTTGA
- the LOC133877571 gene encoding 18.5 kDa class I heat shock protein-like, which produces MSIIPSFFSGRRSGVFDPFKDFPFLSCPEFSRENSEFVNARIDWKETPEAHVFKADFPGLKKEEVKVEIEEDRVLQISGERSVEKENRNDTWHRVERSSGKFMRRFRLPENVKMDEVKASMENGVLTVTVPKEKVKKPDVKTIEISS; this is translated from the coding sequence ATGTCGATCATACCAAGCTTCTTCAGTGGCCGACGCAGCGGCGTCTTCGACCCCTTCAAGGATTTTCCTTTCCTCTCTTGTCCTGAATTTTCTCGGGAAAATTCTGAGTTTGTGAACGCCAGAATCGACTGGAAGGAGACCCCAGAAGCCCACGTGTTCAAGGCCGATTTTCCGGGGCTGAAGAAGGAGGAAGTGAAGGTTGAGATTGAAGAGGACAGAGTGCTCCAGATCAGCGGAGAGAGGAGTGTGGAGAAGGAAAACAGGAACGATACATGGCATAGAGTGGAGCGTAGCAGCGGCAAGTTCATGAGGAGGTTCAGGCTGCCGGAGAATGTGAAGATGGATGAGGTGAAGGCGTCCATGGAGAACGGGGTTCTTACGGTCACTGTTCCTAAGGAGAAGGTCAAGAAGCCTGACgttaaaacaattgaaatttcTAGTTGA